In Providencia sneebia DSM 19967, one DNA window encodes the following:
- the rng gene encoding ribonuclease G — MTAELLVNITPSETRVAYIDGGILQEIHVEREAKRGIVGNIYKGRVSRVLPGMQAAFVDIGLDKAAFLHASDIMPHTECIAGEEQKNFHVRDIAELVKQGQDLIVQVVKDPLGTKGARLTTDITLPSRYLVFMPGASHVGVSQRIESESERERLKECVSQYCDENGGFIIRTAAEGVGEDEVKQDAAFLKRLWAKVIERKKRNVTRTKIYGELSLAFRIIRDFAGASLDRIRVDSRQTYKQLQEFVDEYVPEMTAKLELYQGNQPIFDLFDVENEIQRAMDRKVELKSGGYLIIDQTEAMTTIDINTGAFVGHRNLEETIFNTNIEATQAIARQLRLRNLGGIIIIDFIDMSDLEHRQRVLSSLEQALSKDKVKTTINGFSQLGLVEMTRKRTRESLEHVLCDVCPTCQGRGTVKSVETVCYEILREIVRVHRSIDADRFLVYAAQSVVDILTGDESHALAEVEIFVGKQVKVQTESLYSQEQFDVVMM; from the coding sequence ATGACAGCTGAGTTATTAGTAAATATTACACCATCTGAAACGCGGGTTGCTTATATAGATGGTGGGATTTTGCAAGAGATCCACGTTGAACGAGAAGCAAAAAGAGGCATTGTAGGGAATATTTACAAAGGTCGCGTGAGCCGAGTGTTACCCGGTATGCAGGCGGCCTTTGTTGATATTGGCCTTGATAAAGCTGCCTTTTTGCACGCATCAGATATCATGCCGCATACAGAATGTATTGCAGGCGAAGAACAGAAAAATTTCCATGTTCGCGATATTGCAGAGCTGGTCAAACAAGGGCAAGACCTTATTGTTCAAGTTGTGAAAGATCCTCTCGGAACAAAAGGGGCAAGGTTAACAACGGATATCACATTACCTTCTCGCTATCTTGTCTTTATGCCCGGCGCCTCGCATGTTGGCGTTTCACAACGCATTGAAAGTGAAAGTGAGCGCGAACGTTTAAAAGAGTGCGTATCCCAGTATTGTGATGAAAATGGTGGCTTTATCATCCGGACTGCGGCTGAAGGTGTTGGAGAAGATGAGGTCAAACAAGATGCCGCATTTCTTAAACGTCTGTGGGCAAAAGTCATTGAGCGCAAAAAACGTAATGTCACTCGCACAAAAATTTATGGTGAATTATCACTCGCGTTCCGAATTATTCGTGACTTTGCGGGCGCGTCTTTAGATAGAATTCGTGTCGATTCACGACAAACCTATAAGCAACTACAAGAGTTTGTTGATGAATATGTTCCTGAAATGACAGCGAAATTGGAACTTTATCAAGGTAATCAACCTATTTTTGACTTGTTTGATGTTGAAAATGAAATTCAGCGTGCAATGGATAGAAAGGTTGAATTGAAATCAGGTGGTTATTTAATTATCGATCAAACTGAGGCGATGACCACCATTGATATTAATACCGGTGCGTTTGTAGGCCATCGTAACCTTGAAGAAACAATATTTAATACTAATATTGAGGCAACACAAGCGATAGCTCGTCAATTACGTCTACGCAATTTAGGCGGTATCATTATTATTGATTTTATTGATATGAGTGATCTAGAGCATCGCCAGCGAGTTTTGTCATCTTTAGAGCAGGCACTCAGTAAAGATAAAGTCAAAACAACGATCAATGGCTTTTCTCAGCTAGGCCTCGTTGAAATGACACGTAAAAGAACACGCGAAAGTCTGGAGCATGTCTTATGTGATGTGTGCCCAACATGTCAAGGCCGAGGCACTGTGAAGTCAGTTGAAACAGTTTGCTATGAAATTTTACGTGAAATTGTTCGTGTTCACCGTAGTATCGATGCTGATAGATTCCTTGTTTATGCAGCACAATCCGTTGTTGATATATTGACCGGTGATGAATCGCATGCTTTAGCTGAAGTGGAAATTTTTGTGGGTAAGCAAGTTAAAGTTCAGACTGAATCGTTATATAGTCAAGAACAATTCGATGTCGTTATGATGTAA
- the mreD gene encoding rod shape-determining protein MreD, whose product MDEYRGNGRSIIWLSFIIALILQVIPWPEQFEFYRPSWLLLIVIYWVMALPHRVSVGTCFILGLIVDSIQGSALGVHALAYSIICYLVSYKYQLLRNMALWQQSLIIVLLTSILNMTVFWAEFVSSQVLFRPQVFWNGLVNGILWPWLFLLLRKIRRQFSVC is encoded by the coding sequence ATGGATGAATATCGTGGTAATGGCCGCAGTATTATTTGGCTATCTTTTATTATCGCATTGATTTTACAAGTGATACCGTGGCCAGAACAATTCGAATTCTATCGGCCATCATGGTTATTACTGATTGTTATTTACTGGGTAATGGCATTGCCGCATCGGGTGAGCGTTGGAACCTGCTTTATTTTGGGTTTGATTGTTGACTCTATTCAAGGTTCTGCCCTAGGTGTTCATGCCCTTGCATACAGTATTATTTGTTATCTTGTTTCTTATAAATACCAATTACTTAGAAATATGGCATTATGGCAGCAATCGCTGATTATTGTCTTGTTGACCTCAATACTCAATATGACTGTTTTCTGGGCTGAATTTGTCTCATCACAAGTATTATTCCGGCCTCAAGTATTCTGGAATGGCCTCGTGAATGGTATTCTATGGCCTTGGTTATTCTTACTTTTAAGAAAAATTCGCCGCCAATTTTCAGTATGTTAA
- a CDS encoding Maf family protein has protein sequence MDFIYLASGSPRRRELLQLLGYRFDILRPEVEEQWQEGETPSSYVQRLACDKSQAGVKIAPENYPVIGADTIVVLNDQILEKPRDVHHAEKMLAELSGNTHQVMTAVAISDKNVTLNTLIVTDVTFRELSLPEIRDYVRSGEPMDKAGGYGIQGKGGCYVRRINGSYHAVVGLPLVETDELIKRFLALSDGRGML, from the coding sequence ATGGATTTTATTTACTTAGCTTCAGGTTCACCAAGAAGACGAGAGCTTTTGCAATTACTGGGTTATCGCTTTGATATTTTACGTCCTGAAGTGGAAGAGCAGTGGCAAGAGGGAGAAACGCCAAGTTCTTATGTACAACGTTTAGCATGTGATAAGTCACAAGCTGGAGTCAAAATCGCGCCTGAAAACTACCCTGTTATCGGTGCCGACACAATTGTTGTGCTCAATGATCAAATCTTAGAAAAGCCTCGTGATGTTCATCATGCAGAAAAGATGTTAGCTGAACTTTCAGGAAACACACATCAGGTTATGACAGCAGTCGCAATCTCTGATAAGAATGTCACCCTGAATACATTAATTGTGACAGATGTGACATTTCGCGAATTATCTTTACCTGAAATACGAGACTATGTACGTTCCGGTGAACCAATGGATAAAGCCGGTGGATATGGCATCCAAGGAAAAGGTGGTTGTTATGTAAGAAGAATCAATGGTAGCTATCATGCTGTTGTTGGTTTGCCATTAGTTGAAACGGATGAATTAATTAAACGATTTTTAGCGTTAAGTGATGGTCGGGGGATGTTATGA
- the mreC gene encoding rod shape-determining protein MreC — translation MKPIFRRGPSLQLRIFIAVLVAIALVVIDHRFEPFNKIRNYLDTAVSPFYFLANGPRQFLDNVSENFSSREQLQFENKALRQELLLKKADSLLLEQLKQENSRLRELLGSPLRQDEHMMVAQVISGSNTPYRDLVVIDKGEKDNVYEGQPVISDKGVVGQVVGVGQFNSRVLLICDTTHALPVQVLRNDIRVIASGSGCTDDLQLAPLPESTDIRVGDVLVTSGLGGRFPEGYPVGVVSSVKHDTQRAYTIISARPSAELQRLRYLLLLWGNDNDSLTPLQPSEVYRAANERLMKVLPQVLPNPNEIQGPPLPPSMTTPKP, via the coding sequence ATGAAGCCGATTTTTAGGCGCGGTCCATCTCTTCAGTTGCGTATTTTTATTGCTGTTCTTGTAGCGATAGCGCTAGTGGTGATTGACCATCGCTTTGAGCCATTTAATAAAATCCGTAACTATTTAGACACGGCAGTGAGTCCATTCTATTTCTTGGCGAATGGCCCTCGCCAGTTTCTTGATAACGTCTCCGAAAATTTTTCCTCACGCGAACAACTTCAATTTGAAAATAAAGCGTTGCGTCAGGAATTACTACTGAAAAAAGCTGACAGCCTTTTACTTGAGCAGCTAAAACAAGAAAATTCACGTTTAAGAGAACTATTAGGCTCACCATTGCGTCAAGATGAACATATGATGGTTGCCCAAGTGATTTCTGGTTCAAATACGCCTTACCGTGACCTTGTTGTGATAGATAAAGGCGAAAAAGATAATGTCTATGAAGGGCAGCCTGTTATCAGTGATAAAGGCGTTGTTGGGCAAGTGGTGGGTGTTGGCCAATTTAATAGCCGTGTTTTATTAATTTGTGATACGACGCATGCTCTCCCTGTACAAGTGCTTCGCAATGATATCCGTGTTATTGCATCAGGCTCGGGATGTACAGATGACCTACAGTTAGCACCATTGCCAGAAAGCACCGATATTCGTGTTGGTGATGTTCTTGTGACATCCGGTCTTGGCGGGCGTTTTCCTGAAGGTTATCCAGTGGGTGTAGTATCAAGTGTTAAACATGATACTCAGCGTGCTTATACCATTATTAGTGCAAGGCCGAGTGCGGAATTACAACGTCTGCGTTATTTGCTTTTATTATGGGGAAATGACAATGATTCGCTTACTCCATTACAACCATCAGAAGTTTATCGCGCGGCGAATGAACGTTTAATGAAAGTACTTCCTCAGGTATTGCCAAACCCTAATGAAATTCAGGGTCCACCATTGCCACCATCAATGACGACGCCAAAACCATAA